A single region of the Podospora pseudopauciseta strain CBS 411.78 chromosome 1, whole genome shotgun sequence genome encodes:
- a CDS encoding hypothetical protein (COG:S; EggNog:ENOG503P3XU): MASSQNTPNIPSAKRRRVDAANVTLKKPFRSPMINRQSPSTTTSNATPTQASPSLSRRSINSLSRPPTSSSIPATPSRPGNPSPLRLGTNSAAARRPLLLQKSFKSVSTPLPFKQRQQDTARSTNEGDELLQRIQRSHRELDAQMKKVEKELEQVRQAKRIEEASRRKRPGEEVDAELSELVGKWKGASRLAAEELFEVVKGRVDGMGGGGAWRESRKRRFGDWDGEDKKGVGGEEEEEREGYRGELEGEDCEEDDQKGEEGDDTEGFTMLMMLKSLNIEPEVLGWDPGEEKWKD, from the coding sequence ATGGCCTCATCACAAAACACCCCCAACATCCCCTCGGCCAAACGCCGACGCGTGGACGCCGCGAATGTGACTCTTAAGAAGCCGTTCAGATCACCAATGATCAACCGGCAGAGTccatccacaaccaccaGCAATGCGACCCCGACACAAGCATCGCCAAGTCTGTCTCGCCGCTCTATCAACAGCTTGTCTCGcccaccaacatcatcatcaatcccagcaaccccctcgCGACCAGGCAATCCGTCACCGCTTAGGCTGGGGACGAACAGCGCTGCCGCCCGGAGACCTTTACTTCTCCAGAAAAGCTTCAAGTCCGTGTCGACGCCTTTGCCGTTtaagcagcggcagcaggacACTGCTAGGTCTACTAATGAGGGAGATGAATTATTGCAACGAATCCAGCGCTCTCATAGGGAGTTGGATGCAcagatgaagaaggtggagaaggagcttGAGCAGGTGAGGCAGGCTAAGAGAATTGAGGAGGCGTCTCGGAGGAAGAggcctggggaggaggttgatgctgAGCTGAGCGAGTTGGTtgggaagtggaagggggCGAGTAggttggcggcggaggagttgtttgaggttgtcaaggggagggtggatgggatggggggcgggggggcttggagggagagtaggaagaggaggtttggggattgggatggggaggataaaaagggggtgggaggggaggaggaggaggagagggagggttacAGGGGTGAgcttgagggggaggattgtgaagaggatgatcaaaaaggggaggagggggatgatacGGAGGGCTTTACGATGCTCATGATGTTGAAAAGTTTGAATATTGAGCCGGAAGTTTTGGGGTGGGATCCTGGAGAGGAGAAGTGGAAGGACTGA